TCGCCGCCGACAGCGGCTTCGACGCGCTCACCCACGCCATCGAGGCGTACGTGTCGGTCTATGCCAACGACTTCACCGACGGGCTGGCCCTGCACGCCATCCGGCTGATCTTCGCCAACCTGGAACGCTCGGTGGTCGACGGCGACGACGAGGCGCGGGAGCGGATGCACAACGCCGGCACCATCGCCGGGATGGCGTTCGGCAGCGCCTTCCTCGGCATCGTGCACGCCATGTCGCACACCCTCGGCGCGACCTTCCACATCGCCCACGGCCGGACCAACGCGGTGCTGCTGCCGCACGTCATCCGCTACAACGGCACCGTCCCGTCGAAGCTCTCCGGCTGGCCCAGGTACGAGAGCTACCGGGCACCCGAGCGCTTCGCCGAGATCGCCCGGCTGCTCGGCCTGCCCGCCGCGACGCCCGCCGAGGGGGTGGCGTCCCTCGCCGACGCGGTGGAACGGCTCCGCGACGCCGTCGGCATCGAGCCGTCCTTCGGGGCGATCGGGGTGGCGGAGGAGCGGTTCGTGGCGGCGCTGCCGCAGCAGGCGCTGAACGCGTACTCCGACCAGTGCGCGCCGGCCAACCCACGGATGCCGATGCTGGACGACATGCAGCAGCTCATGCGGGCCGCCTACCACGGCACCCGCTGGGACGGCGTCACCCGCTGAGCAACGGCCCCCGCCGAACGACGGCCCCCGGTGCAGGCGTCGACCGGGGGCCGTTGCTCACTTCCGGGCGAGCAGGCCGCGGGGGCGGATCGAGCGGACCGGTTCCGCCGCCGCGCCCGCGCCACGCAGGATGTGGTTCGCGGCGATGATGCCGGTGGCCGCCGACCGTTCCATCAGGGCGCTCGGGAACTCCGTGCGGATGCCGTCCCCGGCCAGATAGAGGCCGTCGGCGTCGGTGCGTACGCCGGGCCGCCAGGCGTCACTGCCCGGGGTGAACGCGGGCGCCTGCGCCTCCACCCGGGCGCGCAGCTCCCGGACCTTCAGGTCGGCCGCCTCCGGCCAGAGCCGGGTCAGCTCCACCCGCATCCGCTCGGCCAGCTCCTGCGCCGGCACGTCCGGCTCGCAGGCGTACGCGTGCAGTTCGATCACCGAGCCGCCGGTGCGCTCGGCCCAGCGCCGCGACTCGTTCTCCAGCCGGTGATAGAGGGTCACCGAGTCGAGCGTGGGCTGCCGGGACACCCCGTTGAAGACCGCCCGGTCGGCGCGCACGTCGCCGTCCATCCAGTAGCGGGCCACCGCGTACGGCGGACCGGGCCGGCCGAACGCGGGCATCCGCTCCACCAGCTCCGGCGCGGTCGCGACCAGGCCGGGCGAGGCCGCGACCAGTGCGGCAAGCGCCGGCGGGTCGACGGCGAGCACGACGTGCCCGGCGCGGTACGACGACCCGTCCGCGGCGGTGACCCGCCAGCCCTTCGGGTCGTGGTCCAGCCGGGTGGCGGCGACCCCGGTGACCACCCGGCCGCCGTGCTTCGACACGTGCCGGGTCAGCGGCTCCCAGATCGCCGTCGCGTAGTCCTCGTCGGGGCAGTCGAAGGCCAGCCCCTCCGGGTTGCCGAGCAGATAGAAGTGGAACTGCGCGATCATCTCGGCGGCCGACATCTCGGCCTCGTGGTTGAAGAACGAGTGCGAGAAGACCTCGAAGAGCATCGCCCGGGCGCGGTCCGGCAGCTTGAGCGACGTGAGCAGCTCGTCGGCGGTCGTGTCGTCGAAGTCGGCGTAGGTGCGGACCGGGTCGTAGGTGAGCAGCGGCAGCGCGGCGTCCCGGTCCATCCCGCGCAGGTCCGCCAGGCGCAGGCTGGGGCTGCGCAGCAGCAGGGCCAGCAGGTTCGCCGGCGGGGCGGGCGGCAGCTTGCCGAACTCCTCCGTCGGCCACTGCTCGGACAGGATCGGATAGCCGGGGATCGGCTTGAGGAAGCCCAGCCCCGGGTCGACGCGGCGCAGGATCGACCGCCAGTTGTAGTACTGCCGGAAGAAGGCGTGGAAGCCGTGCTCGTTGCGCTGCTCGCCGTCGGGCAGCGCCTCCGGCCAGGCGCCCAGTCGGCCGCCCAGCGTCGGCGCCGCCTCCAGCACCGTCACGTCCACCCCGCGCTCGGCGAGCACCACCGCGGCCGACATGCCGGCGATGCCACCGCCGACCACGACCGCCGTCGTGGGCTGCGGCACGCGGTCCGCGCCGCCGCCGCCCGGGTCCACCACGTGCTCCCGTACGCCGATGAGCCGACCGACCAGTTGCGACAACGCCATGAGCACCTCTTCGCCGACGGGTCCCCAGTCTGCCCGATCGCCGGTCAGGGCAGGCAGCGGCGGGGGCGGTCCGACGGCGGCCAGACGTACTCCAGGTCGGGCGGGGTGCCGGCGAACCGGGGGGCGTAGTGGTCGGGGTCCTTGCGCAGCAGCGAGGAGCGATGGCTCAGGTGCAGGTCCTCGCGACCCAGCCAGGGCGGCAGCTCACCGGCCCCCGCCAGCTCCTGCTGGGTGCGGACGACCTCGATGCCGCAGGCGGCGGCGAGGTCGGTGGCCAGGGTGGCCGCGCAGGTGTCCGCCCGACCCGGTTCGCACCAGACGGCACACATGTCCAGCCCGTACCGGGTCAGCGCCTCCTCGTAGCCGGCCCACATCTTCACCGCCGGGTGGTTGCGCCAGCCGTAACCCGGCCGGGTCAGCCCCCGCAGCACCTGGATGGCCTCCACCCGCTGCTTGCCCAGCCGTTTCTGGTCCAGCGTCCGGGCGCTCGCCAGGAAGTCCGGGTACGGCAGGAACGTCTGCATGTCGCTGCTCTACCCGCCTGGGCGGACGCCATGCGTTCATGATCGCGGGGCTGCGCGGGCTGCGAGCGGCTGACTACCATCCGGACATGGCCGACCCGCTGCGCGACCGTGCCCGCCGCGCGACCGGCTGGCGGTTGCGCATGAACGGCGACGCCCGCCCGCACTACGTGATCTGCGGCTCCGACCCGCTCGCCTACTGGGTGGTGCGGTCGCTGCTCGCCACCGAGACGCCCGCCGGCCAGGTCCGGGTCACCCTGGTCGTGCCCGAGCGGCGGCGTTCCGACGGCCCGGACGGCCGGGACCTCGACGGCGTCCAGGTGATCATCGCCGCCCGGCTGGACGAGGCGACCTTCCGCCGGGCCGGGCTGGCCGGCGCCGACGGGCTGGCCCTGCTGCACCAGGACGACGTGGGCAACATGCACGCCGCGCTCTGCGCCCAGGAGGTCGAGCCCCGGCTGCGCCTGGTGGTACGCATGTTCAACACCAGCCTCGCCAACGGCGTACGGCAGCTCTTTCCGGACTCGGCGGT
This genomic interval from Micromonospora sp. CCTCC AA 2012012 contains the following:
- a CDS encoding MSMEG_6728 family protein — translated: MQTFLPYPDFLASARTLDQKRLGKQRVEAIQVLRGLTRPGYGWRNHPAVKMWAGYEEALTRYGLDMCAVWCEPGRADTCAATLATDLAAACGIEVVRTQQELAGAGELPPWLGREDLHLSHRSSLLRKDPDHYAPRFAGTPPDLEYVWPPSDRPRRCLP
- a CDS encoding FAD-dependent oxidoreductase, which translates into the protein MALSQLVGRLIGVREHVVDPGGGGADRVPQPTTAVVVGGGIAGMSAAVVLAERGVDVTVLEAAPTLGGRLGAWPEALPDGEQRNEHGFHAFFRQYYNWRSILRRVDPGLGFLKPIPGYPILSEQWPTEEFGKLPPAPPANLLALLLRSPSLRLADLRGMDRDAALPLLTYDPVRTYADFDDTTADELLTSLKLPDRARAMLFEVFSHSFFNHEAEMSAAEMIAQFHFYLLGNPEGLAFDCPDEDYATAIWEPLTRHVSKHGGRVVTGVAATRLDHDPKGWRVTAADGSSYRAGHVVLAVDPPALAALVAASPGLVATAPELVERMPAFGRPGPPYAVARYWMDGDVRADRAVFNGVSRQPTLDSVTLYHRLENESRRWAERTGGSVIELHAYACEPDVPAQELAERMRVELTRLWPEAADLKVRELRARVEAQAPAFTPGSDAWRPGVRTDADGLYLAGDGIRTEFPSALMERSAATGIIAANHILRGAGAAAEPVRSIRPRGLLARK